The Candidatus Rokuibacteriota bacterium genome has a segment encoding these proteins:
- a CDS encoding polysaccharide deacetylase, with protein sequence MEQAIRWKNGARCAVMLTFDLDGESPWIGRDPALAERPLHMGMGAYGPKTGMPRILKVLDRYGIKAGFFIPGWIIERYPDVCQEVLRRGHEVGHHGYLHERPFMLSGPKEEEELLLKTLDIFDKILGVKPLGSRAPSCDPSKHTMELLKKHGFVYHSNLMDADLPYCHKTPYGELVELPTAWVNDDWVYFGFSAVPPVGNGIWSQEEVYQIWVEEFEGAYAEGGFFNLMGHPQVIGRPSRMRMVERLIQHILGKKDVWVARPIEIAEHYLSQR encoded by the coding sequence ATGGAACAGGCGATTCGGTGGAAGAACGGGGCGCGGTGCGCGGTGATGCTCACGTTCGACCTCGACGGCGAGAGCCCGTGGATTGGCAGGGATCCCGCGCTGGCGGAGCGGCCCCTGCACATGGGCATGGGGGCATACGGACCGAAGACCGGGATGCCGCGCATCTTGAAGGTGCTCGACCGCTACGGCATCAAGGCCGGGTTCTTCATCCCGGGCTGGATCATCGAACGCTACCCGGACGTGTGCCAGGAGGTGCTCCGCCGGGGCCACGAGGTCGGCCACCACGGCTACCTGCACGAGCGCCCGTTCATGCTGTCAGGGCCCAAGGAGGAGGAAGAGCTGCTCCTCAAGACGCTCGACATCTTCGACAAAATCCTCGGGGTGAAGCCGCTCGGGTCCCGCGCGCCATCGTGCGACCCGAGCAAGCACACGATGGAGCTTCTGAAGAAACACGGCTTCGTCTACCACAGCAACCTGATGGACGCCGACCTGCCCTACTGCCACAAGACCCCTTACGGCGAGCTGGTCGAGCTCCCCACGGCCTGGGTCAACGACGACTGGGTGTACTTCGGGTTCAGCGCGGTGCCGCCGGTGGGGAACGGCATCTGGAGTCAGGAGGAGGTCTACCAGATCTGGGTGGAGGAGTTCGAGGGCGCCTACGCGGAGGGTGGCTTCTTCAACCTCATGGGGCACCCTCAGGTGATCGGTCGTCCCTCCCGGATGCGGATGGTCGAGCGGTTGATCCAGCACATCCTAGGAAAGAAAGATGTCTGGGTCGCCCGGCCGATCGAGATCGCGGAACACTACTTGAGCCAGCGGTGA
- a CDS encoding DUF433 domain-containing protein: protein MVGEFKLYGTDDPRDIPAYGMSEASRYLGIPVSTLRSWTVGQPYRFKGREHFFAPVIEIADPSRRFLSFWNLFEAYICDALRHEHNISLQKIRAAIQLVKKIDRDSKHPLAEAQFATAGLELFIEEYEHIIGTSSGQLGIRAILERYLKRVDRDKFGRVARLYPFTRSTRTADSPRVVVIDPLVLFGRPVISGTRIATAVVYERWKAGESVPNLADDYQRLPDEIEEALRCEHTSVKAA from the coding sequence ATGGTGGGAGAGTTCAAGCTCTACGGCACAGATGACCCACGCGACATTCCGGCGTATGGAATGTCAGAAGCTTCTCGCTATCTCGGGATCCCGGTTTCAACGCTTCGGTCGTGGACGGTAGGGCAGCCGTATCGATTCAAAGGGAGGGAGCACTTCTTTGCGCCAGTAATCGAAATCGCTGATCCCAGTCGCCGCTTCCTCTCTTTCTGGAATCTGTTTGAAGCGTACATCTGCGACGCTCTTCGGCATGAACACAACATTTCCCTGCAGAAAATTCGCGCTGCAATCCAGTTGGTCAAAAAAATCGACCGCGACAGTAAACATCCTCTCGCTGAGGCGCAATTCGCGACAGCCGGCCTCGAACTATTCATCGAGGAATACGAGCACATCATTGGCACTTCCAGCGGACAGCTCGGGATCAGGGCGATTCTTGAGCGGTACCTTAAAAGAGTCGACCGGGACAAGTTTGGGCGAGTTGCCAGACTGTACCCGTTTACGCGTTCAACGCGGACCGCCGACTCGCCACGTGTGGTGGTAATCGATCCACTGGTTTTGTTCGGTCGTCCGGTTATCTCCGGGACACGAATCGCCACGGCAGTCGTGTACGAACGGTGGAAGGCCGGGGAGTCTGTCCCGAATTTGGCAGACGATTACCAGAGATTACCGGACGAGATTGAAGAAGCGCTCCGCTGCGAGCACACGTCCGTCAAAGCCGCTTGA